From the Hordeum vulgare subsp. vulgare chromosome 1H, MorexV3_pseudomolecules_assembly, whole genome shotgun sequence genome, the window GGTGGTGGACTCGGCCATGCGTCCATAGTCTTCCAGAATATCACCGGGAGCTCCGTACGCAAGCATCCTCATAGTTATCGTGCACTTCTGGAGCGAGGTGAATCCAAGTGTGCCGATGCAATACCTTTTGCACTTGAAGTACCTGTCGAACTCCCTGATAGAATCCACAATCCCGAGGAATAGCTTCCGGCTCATACAATAACAACGTCAGAATACTTTGTCGCCGTGCAGAGGAGCATCTGCGAAGTAGTCGGCGTAGAGCAAGCAATAGCCTTCCAGTCAATGCCTCTGCTTTGCCTTCAGCCGGCCCGACGCCGAGCCACCTCGTCGTGGCTCTGCATTGCTCGCGAACATGCCAACCAGAGAGGCGAGGACCATGCGGTGCTCTTCATCCTGGGCGTCGACATCGACTTCCTCCTCCATTAGCGTCGCGAACGTCTTCTCGTCGTCGGAGTCCATGGGCCAGGCAAATCGCCGAACACCTGGCGGGCGTGGCAGATGCGCAGCCGTGTACGTGCCCGGAGTGCCGAGAAAACTCGCCAAGAAACGGGAGGGGGCGAATCCGCAGCGAAGTCGATGGGGAGATGGCCTTTGTAGCGGCGGTAGGCAGATGGGGTGGCGCCGAAATCGGCACGGTGGCGGAAGGTGTGGTGCGCTCTGGAGAAGAAAATGCCTCTTTTCGCCTGACAAGGACCCGGCGCGTCGTTTTCCCTTCTGCCACCGTCTCCGGGCGCCCCCCAACGCACTTGATTCGGCTTGGGACCGTCAGGGTCAATTCGGTCCTAACGAAAACCGGTTCCTAAGGGCGCAAGTAAGCCGTTTTTCACTCGTCGGTGAAAAAAATAACCTGAAGATGGCGTGTTGAGGTCGCGGGTGGAGATGCTCGTAGTTTCTTGTCTCGGTCAACATTTGTGCATGACCTGTCAAGCTTGGGTGGTCGTATTATATAACAAGCGTGTGTGTACACATGTGCGTCATCTGGTAAGGAAGAAATGGACTCAGCCGACGTCTGCGTTACAGACTACAGTGGTCGTAACCCAAAGAGCACGAGCGAACGAGACCCCACACCAGAGCCCAGAGAAGCCGCAAGCAAAGCAAGTTACAAAAACCGTCTCCGTTTCCTCGCTCCCACGCACACGAGCGCACAGCCGCGCACGCAACAAAAGGCACGGCCAGCGGGAGACGCCGACGGACTTTTCTCCTCACGCTTCGTTCATGGGTTGCTGCGGCTCCTCGCTGCGGTCGTGGGTCCACGCGGAGAAGCCGCCCGGCCCGCGGCGGCCTGCTCCCCCTaccccgccgccgcaccgcccctccttctccctcaaggcgcagAAGGCCGCTCCCCCGGCGGCCGCGGCGCCGGCCGCgcgcggggtggaggaggtcccgGCGCTCGCGGAGTTCTCGCTGGCGGAGCTCCGCGCGGCCACGGACGGCTTCGCGGCGGGGAACATCGTGTCGGAGAGCGGCGAGAAGGCCCCCAACCTCGTCTACAGGGGCCGGCTGCGGGGAGGCGCCGCCCCTCGCGCCATCGCCGTCAAGAAGTTCGCCAAGCATGCCTGGCCCGACCCCAAGCAGTTCGCGGTAGgtagggagggagaggaggcgaGGAGCTCGTGGTTTGGTGTGTGGCTGAATTGGGGGTTTAGAGGGGACATATGGTTTTGACGAATTGCTCGTTTGGTCGGTTTCCAGGAGGAGGCGAAGGGGGTGGGCAAGCTGCGGCACCGGAGGCTGGCAAACCTCATCGGCTACTGCTGCGACGGCGACGAGCGGCTGCTTGTCGCCGAGTTCATGTCCAACGATACCCTCGCCAAGCACCTGTTCCACTGTGAGTCCCCCAAGTAGCCCCgcgcatattgtctttgcttagtAGTTGCCCGGGCCGTTTCTTGATTCTACTGAACCTGGGGATCCTTTGCTTTAGTGCATGTCGCTGAATTATGGGACGAGGTAAGCAAGTGCGGAATTTGGCAAGTTACTGTGTCTGCACAAGGCTTCTACTCAGTGCAGTTGTTTGCAGCATTTTGATATCGAACTTAAGCAATTGATAGTTCATACttgttattattttgattatctcCCTGGCTGCAATTGAGTGTAGTTTATCACAAATGATATGAGTTTCTATGTATATTAAACAAATCCTGTTTGTGATTGCTAATTCTGTCATTCTTGAGTTAAAGACTTACTGGTGATGACATTTATCACCAAAGGGAAGTTATTATTTCTGCACAAGGCTTCTACTCAGTGCAGCTGCTTGCAGCATTTTGATGTAGAACTTAGGATATTGATAGTTAATGCTTGATTGACCTCCCCTTAGGTTCCCAGCTCCCATGCTCACTTGTTATTTTGATTATCACCTTGGATACAAGGGAAATATTGCACACATCCTGTTTGTGATTGCTAATTTGGTCATTTTGAGTTAAATATCGACAAGTGATGGCACTTATCATACTTGTTACGGCCTTGGAAATAACTATCAAATTAATTTGCTCTTCGCCAtacttttgccgttgtgcagggGAAAACCAGACTATTGAATGGGCTATGCGTCTGAGAGTCGCATGCTACATTGCCGAAGCATTGGGATATTGCAGCAATGAGGAACGCTCTTTATATCATGACCTAAATGCATACAGAGTCCTCTTTGACGAGGTAAATGATCAGTAAGACAAGTCTGTTTAAGTATATAGAACTCTGTCAGACCAATGACTACTGTCTTGTGCTAATGGCCATGGTGGCGATGTTTAGAGGTTTTCAGGTTTAGATTTctttttacctaaaaatagttaaGATTTTTTCTGTTAACAAGAAACGGAAATGTTAGCAGTAAGCTGTCTTTTTCTGCACTGTTTATGACACATATAAACTAGGATAATTCGGTTACTAGGAAAATTGTTTAGCAGAACTTACATTGACATTTGGAAGATGTGATGCATTCAATTTATTTACAACTTCACCAAGTAGGTTTTATGAGTTGTTGATAGCATCTAACAGTTGAACATGTCATTTTGTACCAATTATCATGCATGTAAGCGAAGCGTCTAACAACCTTTCTGGTTGCAGAATGGTGATCCGCGTCTCTCATGCTTTGGTCTGATGAAAAACAGCAGGGATGGGAAAAGTTATAGCACAAATCTAGCGTACACACCTCCAGAATATCTGAGAAATGGTATTTAGCCCTTTTCTTATTTAGTAATGAAATATTTCTTCTTGTAGGAGTTCAGTTTTATTATTGCTATCCTCCACTTCTCAAAAAAATAGGAATTTCAGGGGATGAAGCTTTAATCTATTGGCACTGAATAACAATTTTTTTCACTGGAAAGACAAATATAGTACCTTTGTTAAGATATTGGTTcaatgtactccctccggtccttttgatTCCACATATAAGATTTATCTGAAGTCAAACTTCGTAAAGTTTGACCGTATTTGtatgaaaaaatatcaacatcttcAATATTGAAGCTATACAATATGAAACCTAAATTCATGACGCATCTAATGATATTGATTTCGTATTGTGAAAGTTGATATTTTTCTCTATAAAATTGGTCAAATTTTATGAAGTTTGACTTTAGACAAATCTTAAATTCGGAGTAAAAAGGGCCGGAGCGAGCATTATATAGAGGTCATAAGGAGTCTTTTCTGCATTATTAATGTAGACATAGGCACCACCGATGCATATTTTGAgtatattttttctttctttcaggCAGGGTCACAGCAGAAAGCGTCATATTCAGTTTTGGCACTGTACTCATCGATCTTCTCAGTGGAAAGCGCATACCTCCTTCCCATGTAAGTTCCTTGTTAAGCATGTTTTCTTAGCTTCCATCATATTCAGCTAAAGAAATACATAATTATACCAAAGAGATACTTGTTTGGTTTTTCTCAGCACAAATACCAGTCGAACAACCATGCATGCAGATTGAACTGTAACGAAAACATTAATGTTGAATTTCATATTTAGCTGTACAAGCTAGCACGCATACACAGGTTTTCTGCCAAGAAATTCTTACATATAATCTATATTACTATTTGAAGTGATTGCAGTATTGTTTAGCCAATAAACATGGTCATTGCACATCCAGGCTGAGATCTATGCTTCTGACCAATGGAATGCTCATTACAGAAGTCATTCGTGTGCTGTATGATTGGCCCACCAGGCAGTGTCAGCTTACCCGAGTGAAACactctagcccccccccccccccttcaagcATAGAGTAGCTCCTTGTGTTGGCCGGCTGAATGCTATACACTGTTGCTTGCGTCATCTGTGTCACTTGCCTTGCTCATGACAGGCATGATCGGTGTGACACACTCGGTGGCAGTACAGCGTTTACTGGTTGGAGTTCACTTCACCCTCACCCTATGCCCCTTCGGACTTTATTTTTCCGAAAGGGGATAGGCACGGCCTCTGCATCATCATGACGCACAGAGCCAttttgttaacaaattatccaatgTACGTAACAGTCATGAATACAAAGGAAAAAAGATAGAACACAACTGTGAGCAGTCGAAAATGAGATTACATGAGTCAAACACATAATCTACTACTGGTTCGCCAGCCAAATCTGTTGAATAATACCCGTGCCACCGTCCAAACGCTGCACCCAAAGGCCATGTGCTCCTGAGCATTTTATTAGTCCAACTAGCACCTCAGGCAGGTAGCCTCATGCAATTTTTGGGTCGCACGAATACAGTTTCCTTCTTATGTTGGATAATTTGTTTATCATTTTGAACACCCATATCCGAAAACCTCTACCATCCCACTAAATATTGTTGGAATTCTGTGCAACTGACTCAATTCGTTGTGTGTAGAAACTATGGCCTGTATAATTATTTACCAAAGTCTATCACCAGTTAACAAGACAATTTACAATAGTGTGCACACTGGTAATGATGGGTATATGCATTCATTGCACGCAGGCACTTGATATGATAAGAAGTAGAAACATCCAAGCACTAATGGATTCACATTTGGAGGGGAACTACTCAACAGAGGAGGCTACTACTTTGGTGAATCTTGCTTCTCAATGTTTGCAGTACGAACCAAGAGATCGGCCTGATATAAAAAAGTTGGTTTCCATTCTTGAGCCACTGCAAACAAAATCAGAGGTAATAACATCTACTCCTCTATTCTTATGTTTCTTCTATTTTTTTACTATGAATTAAGATGTGTAAGCATTGAACTACAGACCCCTTTTTTCCCTATCATTCAAGCTAATGACATGATAGTGTAACTTCCGCATTCCCATGATGTTTCCTGACATTTCAGTTATGTACTTGAGAGTTTTTCGTGTTTGTTGTTCAGAAGTATTTTCGTTGGCCCTTTCAGGCCCTTTGGTCGAAATGTGGGTAACTGTGGCGTTATGTTGCACCTAGCCCATTAGCATGTAGTTTATGTGACACAAAGTTGATGTCATTgcatttgtattcaaatgcacttAGGATTGTGATTTTGTATCACATAAACTGTATATTAACGAAGTAATTGTTGGTTAAAGCCTTGTTAACTAATCAAAATACACCCTATATACCTGGATGGAGGGACTAGTGACCAGCCATTTAGTGATGATGACTTTTGGACTTTGATTGCATGAAGTGATGATATTAAATATCCAATAAGTACTCAGTACTCTCGTATGGCCACTTCGGCATAGAGTATATGATCTATGTCTTTCAGGACTGTGCAAAGGTTGTATGTCCCAAAATGTGTTCAGTATGTTATGTTTCTTATTTGAGCCCCACTTCAGTACACCCCCCTCACAAAGCATATAAAGGGTAATTTAGACCTTTGACAACTCATATACGTCATACGATGAAGGACCTCCTGTACGCCGCAATAGGACACAGGCACTAGGCCAGCCCATTTGCGGTAGGGCGTGGTGGAAAATCAATAAAAATTGCGCCCAAGATGGGAATTGAATTCATGACCAGGGATAGAACCGCTTTGGTTGCTAACCACTTCGGCTGGCTGCCTCAAGTGCTAGATTTGCGGTGACACACTTAAAGAAACCAAAGAAAGAGGCAGCACTTAAATACAAATTCACAAATACTAAAATGGGTGAGCGGACCTAACACACAAGCTCCCGCGAGTGCATAATATCACAAGCCCCGAAATATTATTAATTTTGAAACTTCGTACGTGAATTTATTACAAAGTAATATTTTTGAAGCCcgaacttttttaaaatttgtgaGCATACTTTAAAAACTCAAACCTTTTGAGGACAATATTTCGGAATCTAAAACTTCTTATAAAAACAATAGGAACAAAACTGAAAACgagtacattttttgaaaatacgaacattttttgaaaacaggAACATTGAAAATGCGGCCATTTTCTGAAACTATGAACAAGTTCTTCAAAACACGCACATTTTAAGAATTCCTCAGAATGTTTGTATTACTAAAAATTGCTCATAATGTCAAAACACGAGCACTTTAAAAAGCGCAAACAAAAATTTGAACACGGacatttttatatttttaacATTTTATGAAAAACACTAACAAATTTGGAATTTCAGAAGATTTCAAAAAAAAAGAACGAAAATTTGAAACCATTTTTTTTAATTTGCTCAAACATGTTTTGTATTCGTGTAGAATAAGTCACCATGTTCAGCGTTAGGTGTTAGGGTAGGTGAGAAGTCTCCATTTGAGAGCAAGTTGTTTCTCGACATCAGTAAAATGACCCTATCTTTTTTCCTTggcctccgttcaagaatgacatcTGTAGAATGTTTGTAAAGTCTCCGTTCAAGAAATCATGACAAGGTTTTTTGGTTTTCTACAAATTCTATGTTTTATGAAGTTTTCTTGGTCAAAAAAGGGCTATAATTGCCGGACGTGTCACAACTTGCATATGGTGTCAAAAATCGTTTAAACTTGGCATGATTCCTACCATGAGCATGCCCACCTGCTTGCAAAAGTTGGGTTAATTTCAAGCATATCCAAAAAATGACCATGTTCAACATAGGGTGTTTGGGTACGTCACAAGGCTCCATTTGAGAGCATGTTGTTTCTCGACATCCTTGAAATGGCCGCAATTTTTCCCGTGGCCTTGTATGACCAATTCAAGGCACCATGATAAGTTATTTTAGTTTTGATAAATTTTGCATTTTCTAGAGTTTTCTTAGAAAAGAAAAGCTGATAAATGCATGGACATGTTGcaacttgcatatagttttggaaATCGTTCAAACCGGACATAGATGCCTACCATGTGCATGTCCACCTGCTTAAAAATGTTGAGGCTATTTGAAGCATGTCTAAAAGTAGATCATGTTCAACGGAGGGTGTCCGAGTAGGCTAGAAGGCTCCGTAGATTTACAACACGT encodes:
- the LOC123437679 gene encoding serine/threonine-protein kinase BSK1-2-like, whose amino-acid sequence is MGCCGSSLRSWVHAEKPPGPRRPAPPTPPPHRPSFSLKAQKAAPPAAAAPAARGVEEVPALAEFSLAELRAATDGFAAGNIVSESGEKAPNLVYRGRLRGGAAPRAIAVKKFAKHAWPDPKQFAEEAKGVGKLRHRRLANLIGYCCDGDERLLVAEFMSNDTLAKHLFHWENQTIEWAMRLRVACYIAEALGYCSNEERSLYHDLNAYRVLFDENGDPRLSCFGLMKNSRDGKSYSTNLAYTPPEYLRNGRVTAESVIFSFGTVLIDLLSGKRIPPSHALDMIRSRNIQALMDSHLEGNYSTEEATTLVNLASQCLQYEPRDRPDIKKLVSILEPLQTKSEVPSYVMLGVAKPDELSKAPPSPPPQPQHPLSAMGEACSRMDLTAIHQILVSMHYRDDEGSNELSFQEWTQQMRDMLDARKQGDFAFRDKDFKAAIDCYTQFVDVGTMVSPTVYARRSLCHLMCDQPDAALRDAMQAQCVYPDWPTAFYMQAVALSKLDMQSDATDMLNEASQLEEKRQKSARGP